CTACTGATCAGGGGATAAAGATTTATCAAGTACCAGCACAATTGTCTACTCCAGAAATCACTATGAAAAAAGGAATGTTCAATGGAGATACAGCCTTATTTGATTGGTTTAACTCGACACATTCGGATAAATTTTCAAAGCAGGAAGTGGTCATTTCTCAATTGGATAATGAAAACAAAGCGATTATGGTATGGACGATAACGAATGCCTTTCCTACAAGTTTCGAGGGACCTACTTTAGATGCCAAGTCTAATGAAGTGGCTTTTGAATCTGTTACTCTCAAAGGCTTAACATTAACTATGGCTAAAGCTTAATTAGGTTATATAAAATTAGAATGGCTTTTCATATGAAAGGTCATTCTAAATGAAGATTATTTATATGAGTAATTCAACTAAAAGTTATCATCAGGAGTCACATCCACTGTTGCAGTATCAATTTCTTATCAAATATACTAGTAAAAAAGGGGAGGTAGTATTAAATGCTCAAAGTGTATCAGGGCTTGGCTTTAGTATGGAGCAAGAAGGTGTAGATTCAACTAATGGTATATTAAGAGTACCTAAAGGCATACAATATGAAAAATTAAAAATCGAAAAGGCATTATTTTCAGAGACTAATTACAAAGGGCTTTTGAAAGACCCCTATGAATTATTTAGAAATATGTACATACAAAGAGATAAATCTGATGTATATATCTATTTAAGAAATTCACTAATGGATATACAACAAAGTTGGGTGGTGAAGGGAGCATATCCTGTTAGTTGGAAGATATCTGATTTGAATAGTAGATCAAGTGAGGTGATAATTACGAGTATAGAGTTTGATTATTACAAACTCATACGAGTAAAATAGATATTATAAGTAATCGATCAAAATAAGCGTTCTATTTCCAAGTAATATTTAAATCTAAAAATAGCAAAATCTTCTTTTTAAAGAGAATACAAAGGAGAATGATTGAGAAAGACATTAAAGTAAATAGTAAGATTAATACAAGCATCCAATTTCTCATGACTTAAACATAAAATATCATATGCCGAAATTAGAAGTATTAAAAATATATTCTTATGAAGACTCTAAGAGGTCTAAGCAGATGGGATCGTTTGAATGTGAGATAAATCCCGAAAGCTTTAATGTATATCAAGAAAATCTCTACTCTTCAGTAAATACTATCAATGCA
The Aureibacter tunicatorum DNA segment above includes these coding regions:
- a CDS encoding phage tail protein, giving the protein MSNSTKSYHQESHPLLQYQFLIKYTSKKGEVVLNAQSVSGLGFSMEQEGVDSTNGILRVPKGIQYEKLKIEKALFSETNYKGLLKDPYELFRNMYIQRDKSDVYIYLRNSLMDIQQSWVVKGAYPVSWKISDLNSRSSEVIITSIEFDYYKLIRVK
- a CDS encoding phage tail protein, encoding MADAQSDITEKYPVLSYRYKAVIGDKDTLFFSEVSGLKLSFESAEYKEATDQGIKIYQVPAQLSTPEITMKKGMFNGDTALFDWFNSTHSDKFSKQEVVISQLDNENKAIMVWTITNAFPTSFEGPTLDAKSNEVAFESVTLKGLTLTMAKA